Proteins from a genomic interval of Polaribacter sejongensis:
- a CDS encoding DUF4175 family protein, with protein sequence MAEFKNLEEKLHQFTRKYYTSELIKGSILFLSLGCLYFFFTVFIEYFLWLKPTARTILFWIFILVEVFLLVRFIFLPIFKLIGLRKGITYEQSSKIIGAHFPEVQDKLLNVLQLKKNSNNSDLLLASIQQKETELQPIPFVKAVDFTKNKKYLKYAIVPVIIFLITLFTDSNDKLSQSLQRVVNHNTAYNPPAPFLFSIKNNDLKVIQGKSISILVETLGKVLPIEALIHFENQQYFLENNGNGTFTYTFSDVEQPIDFFIEANGVQSQDYKMEVIKTPTINAISLDVKYPRYLGKKNEMIKNSGNVIVPEGTTITWNVSANQTDSMAFINNKKSVFFDSNSDNIFSYSKIIQNPLNYQISSSNKDLKDFENLQFSVDVINDEFPLISVQSNIDSTSRGAAQFAGQISDDYGIKKLQLVYYDDEQPENQNKFELSITKENIQTFFYQFPDGLNLEAGVNYELFFEVFDNDAINGRKKTKSKIFNYRQKTTDEVEEELLQEQRNTINNISNSIQKQQKQQKELEKVQQDLQGKKQINWNDKKKIEKFVERQNNYNKMMQRQTEKLHENLDEKKEENENLQDKKEELKKRIEELKKLDKQQKLLDEIQKMGEKLNKEDLLKKAKELSQQNKQQERSLERILELTKRFYVEQKTMQISNKVEELSKKQEELSKSKENNLDNQREIKKEFEAIKKDLEELNKDNNKLKEPMELPDVEDEKEDIDGELKKSEESISKENKVNAKKSQKNSSKKMKEMSAKMQKAMMEMEGESMEENIDDLRKILENLVIFSFKQESLMHKFEEISTSHPDFGQDLKKQNELKTYFEHVDDSLYVLSMRLPKISSIIKDDLSTTHYNLEQSLYNFSENLFSYGVSNQRYVMTSVNSLADYLSNMLSSMKNSMSMKKGKGKKSKGKGFSLPDLIKKQGELSEKMQQGMKKGKKPSDNKSEGKEGKKGDKPGENDKPDGKGQNGKGDKQGKNGKKGSNGEGGSIDDLDGEIYQIYKQQSLLRQELQEQIKMSEEAGNGENSEANKALKKMEDLENEILEKGFNAETLQKMQQLNYELLKLDKAALEQGEDKKRKSNYNLKEFEKRNIKALEFKKQFYNQTEILNRQSLPLQQNYKNKVRAYFSDSNKD encoded by the coding sequence ATGGCAGAATTTAAGAATTTAGAAGAGAAGTTACATCAATTTACACGTAAATATTACACCAGTGAATTGATAAAAGGAAGCATATTATTTCTTTCTTTAGGATGTTTATACTTTTTTTTCACGGTGTTTATAGAATATTTTTTGTGGTTAAAACCAACCGCAAGAACTATTTTATTTTGGATTTTTATATTAGTGGAAGTTTTTTTGTTAGTTCGATTTATTTTTCTCCCAATTTTTAAATTAATTGGTCTTAGAAAAGGAATTACTTATGAACAATCTTCCAAAATAATTGGTGCTCATTTTCCGGAAGTTCAGGATAAATTATTGAATGTTTTACAATTGAAAAAAAACAGCAATAATTCTGACTTATTGTTAGCAAGTATTCAACAAAAAGAAACAGAATTACAACCAATTCCGTTTGTAAAAGCTGTAGATTTTACCAAAAACAAAAAGTATTTAAAATATGCGATAGTTCCTGTTATAATATTTTTAATAACCTTATTTACAGATAGTAATGATAAATTATCTCAAAGTTTACAACGTGTTGTAAATCATAATACAGCTTATAATCCGCCTGCTCCATTTTTATTTTCGATTAAAAATAACGATTTAAAAGTGATACAAGGAAAGTCTATTTCTATTTTGGTTGAGACCCTCGGAAAAGTGTTGCCAATCGAAGCGCTTATCCACTTTGAAAATCAGCAATATTTTTTAGAAAATAATGGTAACGGAACCTTTACTTATACTTTTTCTGATGTTGAACAACCAATTGATTTTTTTATTGAAGCAAACGGAGTTCAATCTCAAGATTATAAAATGGAAGTGATAAAAACACCTACTATAAATGCTATTTCTTTAGATGTTAAGTATCCTAGATATTTGGGTAAGAAAAATGAAATGATCAAAAATTCTGGTAATGTAATAGTTCCCGAAGGTACTACTATTACTTGGAATGTATCTGCAAATCAAACAGATTCTATGGCTTTTATCAACAATAAAAAAAGTGTTTTTTTTGATTCAAATTCAGACAATATTTTTTCATATTCTAAAATAATTCAGAATCCGTTAAATTATCAAATTTCATCATCGAATAAAGATTTAAAAGATTTTGAGAATTTACAGTTTTCTGTGGATGTTATAAATGATGAATTTCCATTGATTTCTGTGCAATCTAATATTGATAGTACTTCACGTGGAGCTGCGCAGTTTGCTGGTCAGATTTCTGATGACTATGGAATTAAAAAATTACAACTCGTTTATTATGATGACGAGCAGCCTGAAAATCAAAATAAATTTGAGTTATCAATAACGAAAGAAAATATTCAAACTTTCTTTTATCAGTTTCCTGACGGATTAAATTTGGAAGCAGGAGTTAACTATGAATTGTTTTTTGAGGTTTTTGATAATGATGCTATAAACGGAAGAAAAAAAACAAAATCTAAAATTTTTAATTATCGACAAAAAACAACAGATGAAGTAGAGGAGGAGTTGTTGCAAGAACAAAGAAATACGATTAATAATATTTCAAATTCAATTCAGAAACAACAAAAGCAGCAGAAAGAATTAGAAAAAGTTCAGCAAGATTTACAAGGAAAGAAGCAGATTAATTGGAATGACAAAAAGAAGATTGAGAAATTTGTAGAGCGTCAGAATAATTATAATAAAATGATGCAACGACAAACTGAAAAGTTACATGAAAATTTAGATGAGAAAAAGGAAGAAAATGAGAATCTTCAGGATAAAAAAGAAGAATTAAAAAAGCGTATTGAAGAACTTAAAAAATTAGATAAGCAACAAAAACTTTTAGATGAAATTCAGAAAATGGGAGAGAAGCTTAACAAAGAAGATTTGTTAAAAAAGGCGAAGGAATTATCTCAACAAAATAAACAACAAGAAAGAAGTTTAGAACGTATTTTAGAATTAACGAAACGTTTTTATGTTGAGCAGAAAACAATGCAAATTTCGAATAAGGTTGAAGAATTATCTAAAAAACAAGAAGAGTTATCTAAAAGTAAAGAGAATAATTTAGACAATCAGAGAGAAATAAAAAAGGAATTTGAAGCTATAAAAAAAGATTTAGAAGAATTAAATAAAGACAATAACAAGTTAAAGGAACCTATGGAGCTTCCGGATGTGGAAGATGAAAAAGAAGATATTGATGGTGAATTAAAAAAATCCGAAGAAAGTATTTCTAAAGAAAACAAAGTTAATGCAAAAAAGAGTCAAAAGAATTCATCAAAAAAGATGAAAGAAATGAGTGCTAAAATGCAGAAAGCAATGATGGAAATGGAAGGAGAATCTATGGAAGAAAACATTGATGACTTGCGTAAAATTTTAGAAAACCTTGTTATTTTTTCTTTCAAACAAGAATCTTTAATGCATAAGTTTGAAGAAATTTCTACATCACATCCAGATTTTGGTCAAGATTTAAAAAAGCAAAATGAATTAAAAACTTATTTTGAACATGTAGATGATAGTCTGTATGTGTTGTCTATGAGATTGCCTAAAATCTCATCAATTATTAAAGATGATTTATCTACAACGCATTATAATTTAGAACAATCTTTATATAATTTTTCTGAAAATTTATTTTCATATGGAGTTTCTAATCAACGTTACGTTATGACTTCTGTAAATAGTTTAGCAGATTATTTAAGTAATATGTTGAGTAGTATGAAGAATTCTATGTCTATGAAAAAGGGCAAAGGAAAGAAATCTAAAGGCAAAGGTTTTAGTTTGCCCGACCTTATAAAGAAGCAAGGAGAGTTGTCTGAAAAAATGCAGCAAGGAATGAAAAAAGGTAAAAAACCTAGTGATAATAAATCTGAAGGTAAAGAAGGCAAAAAAGGAGATAAACCAGGAGAAAACGATAAACCCGATGGCAAAGGACAAAATGGTAAAGGAGATAAACAGGGAAAGAATGGAAAGAAAGGCAGTAATGGAGAAGGAGGGTCTATAGATGATTTGGATGGAGAAATTTATCAGATTTATAAGCAACAAAGTTTATTAAGACAAGAATTACAAGAACAAATTAAAATGTCTGAGGAAGCTGGAAATGGTGAAAATTCAGAAGCAAACAAAGCTTTAAAAAAGATGGAAGACTTAGAAAATGAAATTTTAGAAAAAGGTTTTAACGCTGAAACACTTCAAAAAATGCAGCAATTAAATTATGAATTATTAAAGTTAGATAAAGCTGCTTTAGAACAAGGAGAAGATAAAAAAAGAAAGTCTAATTATAATTTAAAAGAATTTGAAAAGAGAAATATAAAGGCTTTAGAATTTAAAAAGCAGTTTTACAATCAAACAGAGATATTAAACAGACAATCATTACCTTTGCAGCAGAATTATAAAAACAAGGTTAGAGCATATTTTTCTGACTCAAATAAGGATTAA
- the gltX gene encoding glutamate--tRNA ligase, whose product MESNVRVRFAPSPTGPLHIGGVRTALYNYLFAKKYNGTFVLRIEDTDQTRYVANAEQYIIDALEWCNIPFDEGPGKNEKFGPYRQSERKELYKEYADKLIETGWAYYCFDSTEALDAERKAHEAEGKTFIYNWHNRAQGRLVNSLVLTDEEVQNKINAGENYVIRFKTPQDQLLRMEDEIRGNIRIDTNTLDDKILFKGDGMPTYHLANIVDDHLMEITHVIRGEEWLPSMPLHVLLYKAFGWDAPKFAHLPLILKPVGKGKLSKRDGDKLGFPVFPLEYTNEVSGDVSRGYKEDGYFSDAFINMLAFLGWNPGTEQELFNLEGLIEAFELKRVSKSGAKFSPDKAKWFNQQYMQTKSDDELTDLYLPLLAEKGITKDKEFVLKVVSSIKERATFVNDFWDLSSFFFETPTEYDAKASKKNWKEGTAELMQELITVISSNKDLSSENTEKEIKEWITAKEIGFGKVMQPLRLSLVGKLAGPHLFDIIAMIGKNETIKRLENAIEKL is encoded by the coding sequence ATGGAATCTAATGTTCGCGTTCGTTTTGCACCAAGTCCTACAGGACCTTTACATATTGGAGGTGTAAGAACAGCTTTATACAATTATTTATTTGCTAAAAAATACAATGGAACGTTTGTGCTTCGTATAGAAGATACAGACCAAACGCGTTATGTTGCAAATGCAGAACAATATATTATAGACGCTTTAGAATGGTGTAATATTCCTTTTGATGAAGGTCCAGGAAAGAACGAAAAATTTGGTCCTTACAGACAATCAGAACGTAAAGAATTGTACAAAGAATATGCAGATAAACTAATTGAAACTGGTTGGGCATATTATTGTTTTGATTCTACTGAAGCTTTAGATGCAGAAAGAAAAGCACACGAAGCAGAAGGAAAAACCTTTATTTACAACTGGCATAACAGAGCACAAGGACGTTTGGTAAACTCATTGGTTTTAACTGATGAAGAAGTACAAAACAAAATTAATGCTGGTGAGAATTATGTAATCCGTTTTAAAACGCCACAAGATCAGCTTTTAAGAATGGAAGATGAAATTCGTGGAAATATTAGAATTGATACCAATACTTTAGATGATAAAATTTTATTTAAAGGAGACGGAATGCCAACGTATCATTTAGCAAATATTGTTGATGATCATTTAATGGAAATTACACACGTAATTCGTGGAGAAGAATGGTTACCTTCTATGCCACTACATGTTTTACTATATAAAGCTTTTGGTTGGGATGCTCCTAAATTTGCGCATTTACCGTTAATTTTAAAACCTGTTGGTAAAGGAAAATTAAGCAAACGTGATGGTGATAAATTAGGTTTCCCAGTGTTTCCTTTAGAATATACGAATGAAGTCTCTGGTGATGTTTCACGTGGATACAAAGAAGATGGTTATTTTTCTGATGCTTTTATAAACATGTTGGCTTTCTTAGGATGGAATCCTGGAACAGAACAAGAATTATTTAATTTAGAAGGATTAATTGAAGCTTTCGAATTAAAACGTGTAAGTAAATCTGGAGCAAAATTTAGTCCGGATAAAGCAAAATGGTTCAATCAACAATATATGCAGACAAAGTCTGATGATGAATTGACTGATCTATACTTGCCTCTTTTAGCTGAAAAAGGAATTACAAAAGACAAAGAGTTTGTTTTAAAAGTAGTTTCATCAATTAAAGAAAGAGCAACTTTTGTAAATGATTTTTGGGATTTATCTAGTTTCTTTTTTGAAACACCAACAGAATACGATGCAAAAGCTTCTAAAAAGAATTGGAAAGAAGGAACAGCTGAATTAATGCAAGAATTAATTACTGTAATTTCATCAAACAAAGATTTATCATCAGAAAATACAGAAAAAGAAATTAAAGAATGGATTACTGCTAAAGAAATTGGTTTTGGTAAAGTAATGCAACCTTTACGTTTATCTTTAGTTGGTAAATTAGCGGGTCCACATTTATTTGATATTATTGCAATGATTGGTAAAAATGAAACTATTAAAAGATTAGAAAACGCAATAGAAAAACTTTAA
- a CDS encoding SPFH domain-containing protein yields the protein MISTTIIIPIVIIALVLFSSFFMVKQQTAAIIERFGKYHSIKQSGLKLKIPFVDKIAGKLSLKIQQLDVIIETKTLDDVFVKLKVSVQYKVITEKVYDAFYKLDYPHDQITSYVFDVVRAEVPKMKLDDVFVKKNDIAIAVKTELNDAMLDYGFDIIRTLVTDIDPDAQVKIAMNRINAADREKTAAQYEGDAQRILIVEKAKAEAESKRLQGQGIADQRREIARGLEESVDVLNRVGINSQEASALIVVTQHYDTLQSIGSETNSNLILLPNSPQAGSQMLNDMVASFTASNQIGEAMKNAKPKKLDK from the coding sequence ATGATATCAACTACTATTATTATACCTATTGTTATAATTGCACTTGTCTTATTTTCATCATTTTTTATGGTGAAGCAACAAACTGCTGCCATTATAGAGCGTTTTGGAAAATACCATAGCATTAAACAATCTGGACTTAAATTAAAGATTCCTTTTGTTGATAAAATTGCTGGAAAATTGAGTTTAAAAATTCAACAATTGGATGTTATTATTGAAACTAAAACTTTAGATGATGTTTTTGTAAAATTGAAAGTTTCTGTACAATATAAAGTAATCACAGAAAAAGTATATGACGCTTTTTATAAATTAGATTATCCGCATGATCAAATAACAAGTTATGTTTTTGATGTGGTAAGAGCAGAAGTACCTAAAATGAAATTAGATGATGTTTTTGTGAAAAAAAATGACATTGCCATTGCTGTAAAAACAGAATTAAATGATGCCATGTTAGATTATGGTTTCGATATTATTAGAACCCTTGTAACAGACATTGATCCAGATGCACAAGTAAAAATAGCAATGAACAGAATTAATGCTGCAGATAGAGAAAAAACAGCTGCTCAATATGAAGGAGATGCACAACGTATCTTAATTGTAGAAAAAGCAAAGGCAGAAGCAGAAAGTAAACGTTTACAAGGACAAGGTATTGCAGACCAAAGACGTGAAATTGCACGTGGTTTAGAAGAGTCTGTAGACGTTTTAAACAGAGTTGGTATAAATAGCCAAGAAGCATCTGCATTAATCGTTGTAACGCAACATTATGATACTTTACAGTCTATTGGTAGTGAAACTAACAGTAATTTAATATTATTACCAAATTCTCCACAAGCGGGTAGTCAAATGTTGAATGATATGGTAGCAAGTTTTACTGCAAGTAACCAAATTGGTGAAGCAATGAAAAATGCAAAACCTAAAAAATTAGATAAATAA
- a CDS encoding heavy metal-binding domain-containing protein: MIVTTTPTIENRPATQYLGIVTGETIIGANFIKDFFAGIRDIVGGRSGSYEKVLREAKDSALKEMQEMANSLGAEAIVGVDLDYETVGKNGGMLMVTASGTAVKL, from the coding sequence ATGATAGTTACAACAACTCCCACCATAGAAAACAGACCTGCAACTCAATATTTAGGTATTGTAACAGGAGAAACCATTATTGGCGCTAATTTTATTAAAGATTTCTTTGCAGGAATTAGAGACATAGTTGGTGGACGTTCTGGTTCTTATGAAAAAGTTTTAAGAGAAGCTAAAGATTCTGCTTTAAAAGAAATGCAAGAAATGGCAAATTCTTTAGGTGCAGAAGCTATTGTTGGGGTAGATTTAGATTATGAAACTGTTGGTAAAAATGGAGGAATGCTAATGGTTACAGCCTCTGGAACAGCAGTAAAGTTATAG
- a CDS encoding LytTR family DNA-binding domain-containing protein — protein MKNILKWLSTPYYFNPSIKIKLKISFSLGLFIFIFLYIFRPFYLNQFEVILLEYTLSIGITAFISAFIIQYVPPLIFKDYFNEDKWTIGRNLFLIVVSIIIMGTIVWYFSDLYTRPYHLRRFSLLEFLFYTFLMSLIPLTFFLFINEKNIRERREKKVLEIKEIKKDKEIDISKKLASKISITSDNGKENITFKIDNLVYVTSQGNYASFFLLHDNNLKEKILRVTLTKITKELEEYPNIIRCHKSYIVNVNYITDISGNARGYLLGSKLIPIVIPVSRSFSKQSLQSLIQ, from the coding sequence ATGAAAAATATTCTTAAATGGCTTTCAACGCCCTATTATTTTAATCCATCCATAAAAATTAAACTAAAAATTAGTTTTTCTCTTGGGTTATTCATCTTTATATTTTTATATATTTTTAGACCGTTTTATTTGAATCAATTTGAAGTTATTCTTTTAGAATATACTTTATCAATAGGTATTACTGCCTTTATATCTGCTTTTATTATTCAATATGTACCACCACTTATTTTTAAAGATTATTTTAATGAAGATAAATGGACTATTGGTAGAAATCTATTTTTAATAGTGGTAAGTATTATAATAATGGGAACTATTGTTTGGTATTTTAGTGATCTATATACAAGACCCTATCACCTTAGAAGGTTTAGCCTTTTAGAATTTCTTTTCTATACATTTTTAATGAGCTTAATTCCATTAACCTTTTTTCTTTTTATTAATGAAAAAAATATAAGAGAAAGAAGAGAAAAAAAGGTATTAGAAATTAAAGAAATAAAAAAAGATAAAGAAATTGATATTTCTAAAAAACTAGCCAGTAAGATTTCTATTACTTCAGATAATGGAAAAGAAAATATTACTTTCAAAATAGATAATTTAGTTTATGTTACTTCTCAAGGAAACTATGCAAGTTTCTTTTTGTTACATGATAATAATCTGAAAGAAAAAATATTAAGAGTTACATTAACCAAAATAACTAAAGAATTAGAAGAGTATCCTAATATTATAAGATGTCATAAAAGTTATATTGTAAATGTGAATTATATTACTGATATTTCTGGAAATGCACGAGGTTATTTATTAGGTTCAAAATTAATACCAATAGTTATTCCAGTATCTAGAAGTTTTTCTAAACAATCTTTACAAAGTTTGATACAATAA
- the tatA gene encoding twin-arginine translocase TatA/TatE family subunit — protein MYSLATNFMFIGGPQLIIIVVVVLLLFGGKKIPELMKGLGSGIKEFKNAAKEEPEEKLEEKK, from the coding sequence ATGTATAGTTTAGCAACAAATTTTATGTTCATTGGTGGTCCACAACTAATCATTATTGTGGTAGTAGTTTTACTATTATTTGGTGGTAAGAAAATTCCAGAACTAATGAAAGGTTTAGGAAGCGGAATTAAAGAGTTTAAAAACGCTGCTAAAGAAGAACCAGAAGAAAAATTAGAAGAGAAAAAATAA
- a CDS encoding head GIN domain-containing protein has translation MKNIIYICTILLSSVTIAQTTVTKNLGDYSELKVYNGIELELIKSAEQKLEITGEKSEMVKIKNVNNILKISLPFSLKPENNAADGQVLVKLYYNKNIAIIDANEGATVTGKDINQDKLEVNSQERAFINLTTDVKYLTVKTSSGGIIKLTGTADNQEVDVDLYGIYNGFDMQVTSNSNVFAGTGAKAEVSVGKTLSAKVSFGGSIFYKGDPEVVQDKKVIGGIIQKRN, from the coding sequence ATGAAAAATATAATATATATCTGTACTATACTGTTAAGTTCTGTAACAATTGCACAAACAACTGTAACTAAAAATTTAGGAGATTATTCTGAGTTAAAAGTTTATAATGGAATAGAGTTAGAGTTGATAAAATCTGCAGAGCAAAAATTAGAAATTACTGGAGAAAAATCTGAAATGGTAAAAATTAAGAATGTGAATAACATCTTAAAAATATCATTACCCTTTTCATTAAAGCCAGAAAACAATGCTGCAGATGGTCAAGTATTAGTAAAACTATATTATAACAAAAATATAGCTATTATAGATGCTAATGAAGGTGCAACGGTAACCGGTAAAGATATAAATCAAGATAAATTAGAAGTAAACTCGCAAGAAAGAGCTTTTATTAATTTAACAACAGACGTTAAATATTTAACTGTTAAAACATCATCTGGCGGAATTATAAAATTAACTGGTACTGCAGATAACCAAGAAGTAGATGTAGACTTATATGGTATTTACAATGGTTTTGACATGCAAGTAACTAGTAATTCTAATGTTTTTGCAGGTACAGGAGCTAAAGCAGAAGTTTCAGTAGGTAAAACCTTAAGTGCTAAAGTAAGCTTTGGAGGATCTATTTTTTACAAAGGAGATCCAGAGGTTGTTCAAGATAAAAAAGTAATTGGTGGAATTATTCAAAAAAGGAATTAA
- the rnr gene encoding ribonuclease R, translating to MTKKKNKIYKKKGNVVKDLTKNIFKVLKQDSEKSYNHKQIAAKLKISDTDGKTQIIKKLAELAATKEIKEVERGKFQVNVDRKYSIGTLDVTSTGNGYFVTDDYEDDIFIPNINLGKGLHNDTVKAYVYKRRSGKKYEADVVEIIERAKTEFVGVLQKSKTKNFGFVVPDNNKMYADIFVSESKLNGAVDGDKVQATLLDWPKNSKNPFGKITTVLGKPGDHNTEMHSILLEYGLPFEFEPEVEKDAESLSIEITEKEISKRRDMRKDLTFTIDPKDAKDFDDALSFTKLENGNYEIGIHIADVSHYLQPKTILDDEAYKRATSVYLVDRVVPMLPEMLSNGVCSLRPHEEKLTFSAVFELNKKAQVVGEWFGRTVTYSDQRFAYEEAQSIIENVKLSDDVQAYTMPEDISITDESYVVAPEVVEATLKLDELAKILRKKRMKQGAISFDRVEVKFNLDEEANPVGVFFKESKDANKLIEEFMLLANRKVAEFIGFSKGKATNNTFIYRVHDEPDVEKLASLENMVRKFGYKINTDTKKSTSDSLNQLLSDVHGKAESNMIETLTIRTMSKAVYTTQNIGHYGLAFDYYSHFTSPIRRYPDVMTHRLLQHYLDGGESPKADKYEEKCKHSSNREELASKAERSSIKYMQVKYMQDHKDEIFEGVITGVTEWGIYVEISSNKCEGMVRIRDIKSDYYLFDEKQYAIVGQASKKMYQLGDDVKVRVKHTDLERKHLDFALIEA from the coding sequence ATGACAAAAAAGAAGAATAAAATATATAAAAAGAAAGGGAACGTTGTAAAAGACTTAACTAAAAATATATTTAAAGTATTAAAACAAGACAGCGAAAAATCCTATAATCATAAGCAAATTGCTGCAAAATTAAAAATTTCTGATACGGATGGGAAAACCCAAATAATTAAGAAATTAGCAGAATTAGCTGCAACTAAAGAAATAAAAGAAGTAGAACGCGGTAAGTTTCAAGTAAATGTTGATAGAAAATATTCTATTGGTACTTTAGATGTAACTTCTACAGGAAACGGATATTTTGTTACCGATGATTATGAAGACGATATTTTTATTCCGAATATTAATTTGGGTAAAGGTTTACATAACGATACTGTAAAAGCATATGTTTATAAAAGACGAAGTGGTAAGAAATATGAAGCTGACGTTGTAGAAATTATAGAAAGAGCAAAAACAGAATTTGTTGGTGTTTTACAAAAAAGTAAAACCAAAAATTTTGGATTTGTAGTGCCAGATAATAACAAAATGTATGCAGATATTTTTGTATCTGAAAGCAAGTTGAATGGGGCAGTAGATGGCGATAAAGTACAAGCTACTTTGTTAGATTGGCCTAAAAACTCTAAAAATCCTTTCGGAAAAATTACAACTGTTCTTGGTAAACCAGGAGATCATAATACAGAAATGCATTCTATTTTATTAGAATATGGTTTGCCGTTTGAGTTTGAACCAGAGGTAGAAAAAGACGCAGAATCTTTATCAATTGAAATTACAGAAAAAGAAATTTCTAAGCGTAGAGATATGCGTAAAGACTTAACTTTCACGATAGATCCTAAAGATGCGAAAGATTTTGATGATGCCTTATCATTCACAAAATTAGAAAATGGGAATTATGAAATAGGAATTCATATTGCCGATGTTTCCCATTATTTACAACCAAAAACTATTTTAGATGATGAAGCTTATAAAAGAGCAACATCTGTTTATTTAGTAGATAGAGTAGTACCAATGTTGCCAGAAATGTTATCTAACGGAGTGTGTTCTTTAAGACCACATGAAGAAAAATTAACGTTTTCTGCTGTTTTTGAATTGAATAAAAAAGCACAAGTAGTAGGAGAGTGGTTTGGTAGAACAGTAACGTACTCAGACCAACGTTTTGCATATGAAGAAGCACAATCTATTATAGAAAATGTAAAATTATCAGATGATGTTCAGGCGTATACTATGCCAGAAGATATTTCTATTACAGATGAATCTTATGTAGTAGCTCCAGAAGTTGTAGAAGCTACTTTAAAGTTAGATGAATTGGCTAAAATTCTTCGTAAAAAAAGAATGAAACAAGGTGCAATTTCTTTTGATAGAGTAGAAGTGAAGTTCAATTTAGATGAAGAAGCAAACCCAGTGGGTGTATTCTTTAAAGAATCTAAAGATGCTAACAAATTAATTGAAGAATTTATGTTGTTAGCAAATAGAAAAGTAGCTGAATTTATTGGTTTTTCTAAAGGAAAAGCTACCAACAATACATTTATTTACAGGGTTCATGATGAGCCAGATGTAGAAAAATTAGCTTCTTTAGAAAATATGGTCCGTAAATTTGGATACAAAATTAATACAGATACCAAAAAATCTACTTCAGATTCTTTAAATCAGTTGTTAAGTGATGTACATGGTAAAGCAGAATCTAACATGATTGAGACTTTAACTATTAGAACCATGTCTAAAGCAGTGTATACAACTCAAAATATTGGGCATTACGGATTGGCTTTCGATTATTACAGTCATTTTACGTCGCCTATTAGACGTTATCCAGATGTAATGACACATAGATTGCTGCAACACTATTTAGATGGCGGAGAAAGCCCAAAAGCAGATAAGTATGAAGAAAAGTGTAAACATTCTTCGAATAGAGAAGAATTAGCTTCTAAAGCAGAAAGATCATCTATTAAATACATGCAAGTAAAATACATGCAAGATCATAAAGATGAAATTTTTGAAGGTGTAATTACCGGTGTTACAGAATGGGGTATTTATGTAGAAATTTCTTCTAATAAATGTGAAGGAATGGTGAGAATTAGAGATATAAAAAGTGATTATTATCTTTTTGATGAAAAGCAATATGCTATTGTAGGTCAAGCTTCTAAAAAAATGTATCAATTAGGAGATGATGTTAAAGTAAGAGTAAAACATACAGATTTAGAAAGAAAACATTTAGATTTTGCTTTAATAGAAGCCTAA